GTTCAGCTTCTACAAAGCGTTCCAGACGCTGCAACGAAATGGCTTTGCTAAAAAACAATTCATCATCGACCGGTGATATGGCAATGGCTCGCTCAAAAATTGAAACGGATTCTTCAGGGCGACCAATATTATCTAATGCGAGACCTAAATTGAGAAGCGTTTCCGTATCGGAAGGATTTAGCGCAATGGCTTTTTCGAAAGACAAGACAGATTCTTCGTAGAATCCATTATTATTGAGGGCTATTCCACGTTTAAACCAACTATCACCGCTATAAGGAAAAATTTGCACCAAGCGCTCCGCGACTTTAAGCGCATCTTCAAACTCAGAATTATCAAGAAAGTTGTGAAAAATATCTTCTAAAACATCAGAGTCGTAGATAGTGTTGATGTCTCGTTCTTCCAGAATGGACTTTTCCATGTCGCTCTTTCCAGAATGCCAAGTATTTTCAGCACCATCGTCAAAGAAATCATAATCATTCATAGCGGAAAATAGGCTTTATGCATTATTTTTAGGCAACAGACCTCCGTCAATCAAGAACGAAAATAAAAACAATTCGCTGAATAAAAAATAACTGCTTTGTGAATCGTTGGGGATTAAAATGGCTTTCAGCGAAAAACTCTCATCCGTATGCTTTTCGAAACGATTAAATTAATCTGGCGTGCAGCCACAAAGAGTGAGCGAGTGCTTTTGGTTGTTTGTATTCTTTATATCCTCTGGCCACTCGACCTGTTCCCTGAAGCGGTTTTTGGATTTTTTGGATTGATCGACGATGCGGCGGCTTTGGCCACGCTTGTGGCCGTAATCAAGCGCATTCGTTCCAGAATAAGCCCTGAAGAATAATTTTTGGAAAGCTAAAGTAAAGCTTCTATCTTTATTGCTTTCAAAGTTGCGCCCGTAGCTCAATTGGATAGAGCGTCAGCCTCCGGAGCTGAAGGTTGTGAGTTCGAGCCTCGCCGGGCGCACAAAAAAAGCCGCATAAATTGCGGCTTTTTTACTTTCTAACATGCAGGCGATTCACGCCAATTATTCATCATCCACATCGTCGTCATCGCCATCCTCAAAGTCATCCTCTTCCCAGTCCTCAAGTTCATCATCCATCATTTGGTCATTTTTGGCCATGGTTAGCGTTTGGTAAGCATCCGAAATGTTTTTGACGAGAGTTGAATATTGAAGGCGTTCTTCAAGATTCGTGGATTTTTTCATTTCCGCCATTGCTCGCGTTAACTCGTCCATTACCGCTGCGATGTTTGCCTCGAGGTCTGACATAATTTTTGCCCTTTGTAATTAAAGTGTGAATGGAAAATTTAATTGCCGAAACGCTTTTCTGGTGAGCCTTACAGCCAACAATATAACGATAAAAGCTGCGTGAATGATGAGCTCCTTTTTGGTATCAGCAAACGTAATTGTTTGTTAACCTTTTGCTTTAACTTGCTTATAGAAATTGATCAGACCGTTTGTTGAAGCGTCGTGTGCGGCAACCTCGCCTTCCGATTTTAGCTCCGGCAAGATCACTTTTGCAAGCTGCTTACCGAGTTCAACGCCCCACTGATCATAGGAATTTACATTCCAGATCACGCCTTGCACGAAAATTTTATGTTCATACATCGCAATGAGTGCGCCGAGTGTTTTTGGCGAAAGTCGTTCGAACAAAATGGAGTTTGTGGGTTTATTTCCCTCAAAGACTTTATGTGGAAGTAAGGCTTCCAAGGCGTCGCCTGCAAGACCAGATTTCTCGAGTTCCAAACGAGCTTCCGCCGGTGTTTTGCCTTTCATGAGGGCTTCAGTTTGGGCAAAAAAATTAGAAAGCAAAATCGGATGATGCTCGCCTATCGGATTTTGCGAATGAATTGGCGCAAGAAAATCAGCGGGAATAAGCTTCGTGCCTTGATGGATCAGCTGGTAGAACGCGTGTTGGCCGTTCGTTCCGGGTTCGCCCCAAATGATCGGGCCTGTGGCGTAATCTACTTTTTGATTCGCTCTGGAAACGCTTTTGCCGTTGCTTTCCATGTCGCCTTGTTGGAGATAAGCAGGCAAGCGATGTAAATATTGGTCGTAGGGCAAAACGGCGTGCGATTCAGCGCCGAAGAAATTGTTATACCAAACCCCGAGCAACGCCAAAATCACCGGAATATTTTTTTCAAAAGGCGTTTGGCGAAAATGTTCGTCCATTTCGTGCGCGCCGGTCAAGAGTGCTTCGAACCCATCTATTCCGATGAAGAGCGCAATGGAAAGCCCAATGGCCGACCAGAGCGAATATCGACCGCCAACCCAATCCCAAAACTCGAACATGTTCTTCGTGTCGATGCCAAATGCCGAAACCGCTTTCGCGTTGGTGGAAATCGCCACGAAATGCTTCGCAATGGCCGCATTATCTTTGGCCGTTTCCAAAAACCAATTTTTGGCGGTAATGGCGTTCGTGATGGTTTCTTGCGTGGTAAAGGTTTTTGAGGCGATAACAAACAAAGTTGTTTCAGGCTGAAGTTTTTTCAGCGTTTCGGCAATGTGTGTGCCGTCGACATTTGAAACAAAATGAACGCTTAAGCCCGGTTTGCCATAAGGCTTCAACGCTTCTGTTACCATGTATGGGCCAAGATCTGAGCCGCCAATGCCGATATTTACGACATCCGTAATGGTTTTTCCTGTGTAGCCTTTCCACTCGCCGTTTCTAACCGACTCGGTAAAGTCGCGCATTTGAGCCAGCACCCGATTCACTTCCGGCATGACATCTTTGCCGTCCACAAAAATCGGGCGATCGGCGCGATTTCTTAGCGCCACATGTAGCACTGCGCGGCCTTCCGTCTCGTTGATTTTTTCGCCGCTAAACATTTTTTCAATCCAAGATTTCAAATCAGCTTCCTCAGCCAATTTCAAAAGCAGGGCAAATGTCTCCGACGTGATTCGGTTTTTAGAAAAATCGAGAAGCAGGTCTTGAAACTGAACTGAAAATTTATTGAAGCGATCAGGATCTTGGGCAAAAAGTTCTCGCAGGTGAATCCCAGAAATGCTTGAATAGTTCGACTCAAGCGCTTTCCATGAAGGTAGACTGGTTGGACTGGGCATAATATGATTGTTGTTGGTTTTTGATTTTGGAAATGCTGTGCCGGAATGCAAATAACGGAAAATCTTTGCAGATTATGCAATATCCATTTTCATCCGCACGGTGGTTCCGCGTTGACCAAATTCGAACTCAACATGAGCAAATTGCTTCATCAGGAAAACGCCTCTGCCAGAAGGTTTGAGTAAGTTTTCTTCGGCCAGCGGATTCGGCAAGTTATTTGGATCGAAGCCATCTCCCTCATCAATGACCTCGATAACCAGCGATTCTTTCCCCGCGTCCTGCAGCTGAATGCCGCATTTGAGGCGAGCTTTTTTCTCTTCGTCTAATTTATTGCCATGGATCACCGCATTATTAGCCGCTTCGGTGATGATAATCATAACGTTATAGACAAAATCCTCCGAAAACTGATTTTCTTTTGCAATGCGTTGTACGAAATGTTCGACTTTGCGAACCTCTTCAACCTTGCTTTTTAAAGTTATTTCATACACTTTCAAAAACATTTTAAGTTTTAGGGTTTTAAGCACTTCTACTTCATGCTCTCTATGGTAAAATCAAGCAAAATAAAGACAAGATAAGGCTTGCACACACTCGAGTTTTCTTCGCAGTCAAGAAACATAAGTTTCTAATGAAAGAAGGGCTGTTTTGTTTTTTTTATCATAAAATTATCAAGAAAACGTCTCTTTGGCGTCGCGGTCGAGATACTTCAAAAAATTCGATCTGTCAACTTTGTAAAAAATGAAAGTAGGCAGCAATGTGATTTTTATAAAAAAATAAAAATATAGAATCATGTACTTAATAATCGGATAGAAGTCCGTTTTAGGTTTTTTATCGATGAGTTATTGCCGAATTATTTTCTCATTACTTTCCAACGCTATCTTTTGTTTGTGGTAATTGAAACCGACGCATTTTACATTGGCAAGCGTTTCTGAATTTTTTTTTTTTTGTCAGTGAATCTACACTGCAAAGACGGTGAGAAGCTATTTTTTTAATCTCGGGCCCGATTCAAAAAGCATAGCATGCTTGAAACGTTTCCAAGAAATGGCAAACAGATATTGCTGCCTTTAATCTGAAATTCATTATTTGCTGGGGGAAAAAATGGGAACAGCAATTCCGTATTATATTGTGCCAGGGTTTATTCAAAATGATAGTTCTCATAGAGGTGTATTTTTGCATCTTTTAGATGTTGTAACAGACCCTGTATTTATCAAAGATGATAAGCAAACATGGCTATACGTCAATGACGCATTTTGTAAGTTTTTTGGTGCTTCTTATGATAAGGTGGTTGGAAAGTCTGACGATGAATTGTTTCCCCAGTTAGCTCAGGTTTATCAATGTCACGACGAGTTGGTATTTAGTAGTGGCCGCGCTCGCGATTTTGAAGAAGAGTTCCATACATTTGCTGAAAAAAAATATAGGATTTCAACTCGCCGTTCTTTATTTAGAGATGATTTTGGAAACGCGGTCATCGTTGGTACCATTACAAAAGCTGCTCCGTTAATGACGAAACATATGGAAGAAAATTCCAAACATCCCCAGATTACTGATTTTTACCGTTCAATATTTTCAACTGTTCGTTCGGGAATCCTATTGATTGATGCCAGCGGGCTGATTTATTATTGCAATGAATCGGCATGTGAAATTTTTGGGGCTTCTGAATCAGCCATGTTGGGACATCTTATCACGGATTTAGAAGTTGACTTCTTTCATGAAGATGGACATTTGTTTTCAGGTGACATTCACCCAGTTGCCATTACGCTCAGAACGGGAATGCCGTGCTCAAATGTCTTGGTTGGCATTGCAAATGAAAACGACTCGACCCGGTGGGTAACGGTTGATACGCATCTCTTGCCCACAGCCAATGATGCGGAAGAGTCCTCTCTCGTGGTTTCTTTAACAGACGTCACCGAAGCTAAAAAAGCAGATGAAAAGCGCATTCGGGCAGCTAATGAATTTAAGCGTACGATTCAACATGCCAACGGCGCTATCTTTAAAGTTCGTCGCGATGCCAGTGGCCAGATCGCGTATCAGCTGCTTGAAGGGCAATTGGCCTGCGAGCAAAAAATCACAACGGAACAGGTAAAAGGAAAAACACCGGTTCAGGTTTTTGGCAATGTGGTCGGGCAAACCATGTTGATGAATCTTGCCAGAGCCTTCAAAGGGCGCAGTTTATGTTTCCAACTGAAGCTTGGTGCAAACCGTCATGTGTTTGTTACCTGCACGCCCATTTTTGAAAACGGCTTGGTTTCTGAAGTCGTGGGTTCATTCACCGATATTACGGCCCATAAAATGCTTGAGCTTGAAAAACATAAGCTCAGCGAACAATTGCTTCAGTCGCAAAAAATGGAAGCGATTGGCACGCTTGCCAGCGGGATTGCGCATGATTTCAACAATGTGATGTCGATGTTGATCATGGCCAGCGAGCAAATGAGCCACTTAGCCAAAGATGAAAAACTGCTCAAATATATAGACTTGATTCGCCAAGCCACTGAGCGTGGAATGAACATCACCAAGCAGTTGCTGATTTTTTCGCGTTCTCGGCAAGGGCACTACGCGCCCGCACGCATAGGGCAAATTGTTCAGCAGATTATTACCATTTTAGAACATTCGCTGCCAAAAACGATTAAAATTTACACCGATATAGAAACTCAGCAAGACTTGGTTTTTGGCGATCAAGGCCAAATCTATCAAGCGCTGCTAAACATCTCGATTAATGCTCGCGATGCTATGCAAAAAGGTGGCAAGTTATCCTTTGCTGTGTTTAATGAAGATGGAGAAATCCTTCGGAAACGATTCCCTAATGCCAGTACCGACCCGTATTTAGCCATTAAAATTTCCGATACAGGCATTGGTATATCACCTGAAATGACCGATAAAATTTTTGAACCTTTTTACACAACCAAAACTCAAGGTAAGGGAACAGGATTGGGTCTTGCTATTGCAAAACGCATTGTCTCTGAGCACAATGGTTTTATTGATATCGTATCATCATTAAACGCAGGTACCTCTTTTTACATTTATCTACCATCTGTTTTGGAAGACGAAATACAGCACAACCCGCAGCAGTTGCCTACAGAAGGCGGCTCAGAAACGATTTTATTAGTCGATGACGAAAGCGACTTACGAAAACTGGTTAGCCGAATTTTGAAAAAGTATGGCTATGAAGTTTATGAAGCAAGCAACGGCCTGACTGGGCTGGCCGCGTATCAAAAGCACTCAAGCACGATTGATTTAATTGTTACCGACTTGGGAATGCCGGAAATGGACGGCGAGGAATTTATTCGCCATGTTAAATCGGCCAATGAGAATGCAAAAGTGCTGATTGTAACTGGCTACTACGATGAAGAGCAAATCAGCAAGTTGCTAACTCAGAACATGTCTGTCATTCAAAAGCCATTTGATTCGAATACGCTGCTGAAAGAAATTCGGCGCTTGCTGGGAAGCTAATGCAACTTCGTTACACATTTTTTTCATGGCGACAGTGGTCTGGATTGATCCAGGCTGCTGTCGCCATGAAAAAAAGTGCTTCCAATGTTCCCTGAAATTTCAACATCAAGTATTTTCCGATTTCTTATCAGAAGCTGTTCTTAGATATAGTGATTCTCATTTGCAATTATTACCTTTGCAAAAGGATACAACCAACACCGTATTCTACTCAAAAAACAAAATAAAACGAGGTGAGATCATGAAAACACGCATTTTCCTTCTTTTTGCGTTTCTTGCCATTTCGGCAATTTCAGGTGGGTGCTCGAAAAAAACGGAAACGAACACCGCCATGCTTGATAGCACCATGCTAAAACCCTTCAAGCCGCTGCCGGAAATGGTAGAGGCCGATAGCAATCCGATTACCGAAGAAAAAATCAAATTGGGGCGAATGCTCTATTTTGAGACCCGTCTATCAAAAAGTCACAAGTTTTCTTGCAATTCATGCCACTCGCTCACAAACTATGGCGTTGATAATCAACCCGTTTCAACTGGGCATAAAGAGCAAACGGGCGATAGAAACTCGCCAACGGTTTATAATGCCGCCGGACATATCGCGCAATTTTGGGATGGGCGCGCTTCAGATGTTGAAGCCCAAGCCAAAGGGCCGATCTTGAATCCAGTGGAAATGGCCATGCCGGATGAGGCAACTGTTGTTAAAACATTGAAATCCATTCCAGGCTACGAAGAAATTTTCAAAAAAGCATTTCCTGACGAAAAAGAGCCCATCACGTTCGATAACATTGCGGCGGCAATTGGGGCATTCGAGCGCAAGTTGGTTACGCCTTCGCGTTGGGATAAATTCCTAAATGGGGACGAAACCGCCTTAACCGACATGGAGAAAAAAGGCGCAGTAAAGTTTATAAATACCGGCTGCGTCACTTGCCACGCCGGCGCTTATTTAGGCGGACAGATGTTCCAAAAAATCGGGCTTGTGAAGCCGTGGCATGCACAAAACGACAGCGGGCGCTATGCACTGACCAAAAAACAAGGCGATGCGTTTGTTTTCAAAGTGGCCAGCCTTCGCAATGTTGAAAAAACAGCGCCTTACTTTCATGATGGTTCTGTTGATAGTTTAAGCCAAGCCGTGGATATGATGGGAGAATATCAGCTTAATAAAAAATTGAATGCGGAAGATACCGAAGAAATCGTCGCGTTTTTGAAAACATTGACGGGCGAGTTGCCAAAAGAGTATATCGCTGAGCCGGAGCTTCCGAAAGATGGACCTAACACGCCGAAACCCGTTTTAAACTAAGCGTATTTCTGCAAAATCAGTTGCGCTTAACTTGAGAAAGGCCTGCCATTTAGCAGGCCTTTTTTGTTATCATTTTCGACCAAAATGACATGTTTCCTAACGTTTTTACTTTGTCATTAATTTATTTGCAAGTAATTTGTATTTGCTTTTTGAGGTGATAACTTGCCACATGTTCTTCTAAATACTTCGCTTGCCATATCAGGCCGCCTCTTTAACGGGCGGTCTTTTTTTTTTATATGTTGTTAAGATTATGTTTTATAAAATGTTATGGGTGTTTTCTATTTGTTTTTTTAGCACTCTATTAAGGAGAGTGCTAATTTTTTACTTGCATCTAAAAGGGAAGTTTTATATTTTTGCATCACTTTTTAGCACTCTATTAAGGAGAGTGCTAAAATCACCTAAGCATTTTTGAGAGTTTTCTTTCTTAAGATACTTTAAACTGTAATTAACAACTTTAACCTTATTTGTGAGGAAGACTATGAATCTGAAACCATTAGCAGATCGTGTTATTGTGAAGCCCTCACCGGCTGAAGAAAAAACAAAAGGTGGCCTTTACATTCCTGATTCTGGAAAAGAAAAACCGCAACATGGCGAAGTCGTTGCTGTTGGCCCAGGTAAAGCAGCGGATAACGGCACTGTCGTTGCAATGGAAGTGCAAGTTGGTCAGAAAGTACTCTATGGAAAGTACTCCGGTACAGAAGTTACCGTTGATGGTGAAGATTACTTGATTATGCGCGAGTCTGACATTTTCGCAATCATTGGCTAATCAAAGACACTAAGTTTAATTCAACCCAAAATTATTAATCGGAGGATTTTTTAAATGGCTGCAAAAGAAATTCATTTTGATGCCGAAGGTCGCAACGCGTTGAAGCGTGGTGTTGACAAACTCGCCGATGCTGTAAAAGTAACGCTCGGCCCTGCTGGTCGCAATGTCATTATCGATAAAAAATTCGGTGCTCCAACTGTGACCAAAGACGGTGTTACGGTTGCAAAAGAAGTCGAGCTCGAAGATCCAGTTGAAAACATGGGTGCGCAAATGGTTCGCGAAGTGGCTTCCAAAACCAGCGATGTGGCTGGCGACGGTACAACCACCGCAACTGTTTTGGCTCAAGCTATTTATCGTGAAGGTTTGAAAAACGTCACAGCTGGTGCAAATCCAATGGATTTGAAGCGCGGAATCGACAAAGCCGTTACTGGTGTGATTATTGAGCTCAAAAAAATTAGCCGTCCAATTGCTGATAAAAAAGAGATCGCTCAAGTTGGTTGCATTTCCGCAAACAACGATTCCGAAATCGGCGACTTGATCGCAGAAGCGATGGAAAAAGTTGGTAAAGATGGCGTAATCACCGTTGAAGAAGCAAAAGGTACAGAAACAGAATTGAAAGTGGTTGAAGGTATGCAGTTCGATCGGGGCTACCTTTCTCCTTACTTTGTAACCAATGCTGACTCAATGGAAGCTGTTCTTGATGAGCCATACATTCTCATTTACGACAAGAAAATCAGTAACATGAAAGAGTTGTTGCCGATTCTTGAAAAAACCGCTCAATCAGGCCGTCCGCTTCTCATTATTGCAGAGGAAATTGAAGGTGAAGCGCTTGCTACACTTGTTGTAAACAAACTTCGTGGCACATTGAAAGTTTGTGCTGTAAAAGCTCCTGGTTTTGGCGATCGTCGCAAAGCGATGCTTGAAGATATCGCTATTCTCACCGGCGGTACAGTCATCTCCGAAGAAAAAGGTTACAAACTTGAAAATGCAACCATTGGCTACCTTGGCCAAGCTGGCAGCGTAACCATCGATAAAGACAACTCAACAATCGTTGAAGGTAAAGGAACGGAAGACGACATTAAAGCTCGCATCAACGAAATTAAAAATCAGGTTGAAAAAGCCACTTCCGACTACGACAAAGAAAAGCTCCAAGAGCGTTTGGCTAAACTTTCTGGTGGTGTAGCTGTTTTGAACATCGGTGCAACAACCGAAGTTGAAATGAAAGAAAAGAAAGCTCGCGTTGAAGATGCACTTCATGCTACACGCGCAGCTGTTCAAGAAGGTATCGTTGCAGGTGGCGGCGTTGCATTGATTCGTGCCGTTACAGGTCTCGAGAACGTTCAAGTTGAAAATGAAGATCAAAAGACTGGTCTTGAAATCATCCGTCGTGCGCTCGAAGAACCACTTCGTCAGATTGTGGCAAACACAGGCACGGTTGATGGTTCTGTTGTTGTCATGAAAGTAAAAGAAGGCAAAGACGACTTTGGCTTCAACGCACGCACTGAAACTTTTGAAAACATGATTGCTGCTGGTGTGATCGACCCAACCATGGTAACTCGTACCGCACTTGAAAATGCAGCATCCGTTGCTGGCTTGCTTTTGACTACGGAAGCCGTTATTTCTGAGAAGCCAGAAGATGAAAAAATGCCTCCAATGCCTCCTGGTGGCGGCATGGGCGGAATGGGTGGCATGGGCGGAATGTATTAATTCCACCATATCGCCTCTGTTTGTTTTGTCAAAAAGGTCAATCTTCAAAAAGGATTGGCCTTTTTGCTTTTGATTCAGTTGGCACGCGCGCAACAGTTTTCTCTCTCTCACAACAGAATCCGCGTGAGTGCGCCTCAGAACGTATCCATTTCCACGAAACTGCTTTTTTAACCCTTCTCCTGATTTATATTTCGTCAGAAAATGATCAAGAATTTTTGCAAAAAGACTATGGATTCAGAAGAATTATTGGACGATGAGGCCTCGTTTGAGTCGCTGCAATCGGAGGAAAAAAAAACGCTTACCTTACAAGTTGCGCCCAACCAAGCTCGTGAACGGATCGATAAATTTCTCACGCGCCAAGTCGAGAACGCCACGCGAAATAAGGTTCAAGAGGCGATTGAAGAAAGCCGGGTTTTGGTAAATGGGAAACCGATAAAATCGAACTACAAAGTTTGCCCGAACGACGAAATTTTCGTCATTTTCACGCATCCGCCCGCACCCGATCTCGAGCCTGAAAACATTCCGTTGGACATTGTTTTTGAAGATGAATTTTTGCTCGTCATCAATAAACCGGCGGGCATGGTCGTGCATCCGGCCT
Above is a window of Chloroherpeton thalassium ATCC 35110 DNA encoding:
- a CDS encoding DUF1232 domain-containing protein — encoded protein: MLLVVCILYILWPLDLFPEAVFGFFGLIDDAAALATLVAVIKRIRSRISPEE
- the pgi gene encoding glucose-6-phosphate isomerase, coding for MPSPTSLPSWKALESNYSSISGIHLRELFAQDPDRFNKFSVQFQDLLLDFSKNRITSETFALLLKLAEEADLKSWIEKMFSGEKINETEGRAVLHVALRNRADRPIFVDGKDVMPEVNRVLAQMRDFTESVRNGEWKGYTGKTITDVVNIGIGGSDLGPYMVTEALKPYGKPGLSVHFVSNVDGTHIAETLKKLQPETTLFVIASKTFTTQETITNAITAKNWFLETAKDNAAIAKHFVAISTNAKAVSAFGIDTKNMFEFWDWVGGRYSLWSAIGLSIALFIGIDGFEALLTGAHEMDEHFRQTPFEKNIPVILALLGVWYNNFFGAESHAVLPYDQYLHRLPAYLQQGDMESNGKSVSRANQKVDYATGPIIWGEPGTNGQHAFYQLIHQGTKLIPADFLAPIHSQNPIGEHHPILLSNFFAQTEALMKGKTPAEARLELEKSGLAGDALEALLPHKVFEGNKPTNSILFERLSPKTLGALIAMYEHKIFVQGVIWNVNSYDQWGVELGKQLAKVILPELKSEGEVAAHDASTNGLINFYKQVKAKG
- a CDS encoding ATP-binding protein, which gives rise to MYEITLKSKVEEVRKVEHFVQRIAKENQFSEDFVYNVMIIITEAANNAVIHGNKLDEEKKARLKCGIQLQDAGKESLVIEVIDEGDGFDPNNLPNPLAEENLLKPSGRGVFLMKQFAHVEFEFGQRGTTVRMKMDIA
- a CDS encoding PAS domain-containing hybrid sensor histidine kinase/response regulator — translated: MGTAIPYYIVPGFIQNDSSHRGVFLHLLDVVTDPVFIKDDKQTWLYVNDAFCKFFGASYDKVVGKSDDELFPQLAQVYQCHDELVFSSGRARDFEEEFHTFAEKKYRISTRRSLFRDDFGNAVIVGTITKAAPLMTKHMEENSKHPQITDFYRSIFSTVRSGILLIDASGLIYYCNESACEIFGASESAMLGHLITDLEVDFFHEDGHLFSGDIHPVAITLRTGMPCSNVLVGIANENDSTRWVTVDTHLLPTANDAEESSLVVSLTDVTEAKKADEKRIRAANEFKRTIQHANGAIFKVRRDASGQIAYQLLEGQLACEQKITTEQVKGKTPVQVFGNVVGQTMLMNLARAFKGRSLCFQLKLGANRHVFVTCTPIFENGLVSEVVGSFTDITAHKMLELEKHKLSEQLLQSQKMEAIGTLASGIAHDFNNVMSMLIMASEQMSHLAKDEKLLKYIDLIRQATERGMNITKQLLIFSRSRQGHYAPARIGQIVQQIITILEHSLPKTIKIYTDIETQQDLVFGDQGQIYQALLNISINARDAMQKGGKLSFAVFNEDGEILRKRFPNASTDPYLAIKISDTGIGISPEMTDKIFEPFYTTKTQGKGTGLGLAIAKRIVSEHNGFIDIVSSLNAGTSFYIYLPSVLEDEIQHNPQQLPTEGGSETILLVDDESDLRKLVSRILKKYGYEVYEASNGLTGLAAYQKHSSTIDLIVTDLGMPEMDGEEFIRHVKSANENAKVLIVTGYYDEEQISKLLTQNMSVIQKPFDSNTLLKEIRRLLGS
- a CDS encoding cytochrome-c peroxidase, with the translated sequence MKTRIFLLFAFLAISAISGGCSKKTETNTAMLDSTMLKPFKPLPEMVEADSNPITEEKIKLGRMLYFETRLSKSHKFSCNSCHSLTNYGVDNQPVSTGHKEQTGDRNSPTVYNAAGHIAQFWDGRASDVEAQAKGPILNPVEMAMPDEATVVKTLKSIPGYEEIFKKAFPDEKEPITFDNIAAAIGAFERKLVTPSRWDKFLNGDETALTDMEKKGAVKFINTGCVTCHAGAYLGGQMFQKIGLVKPWHAQNDSGRYALTKKQGDAFVFKVASLRNVEKTAPYFHDGSVDSLSQAVDMMGEYQLNKKLNAEDTEEIVAFLKTLTGELPKEYIAEPELPKDGPNTPKPVLN
- the groES gene encoding co-chaperone GroES — translated: MNLKPLADRVIVKPSPAEEKTKGGLYIPDSGKEKPQHGEVVAVGPGKAADNGTVVAMEVQVGQKVLYGKYSGTEVTVDGEDYLIMRESDIFAIIG
- the groL gene encoding chaperonin GroEL (60 kDa chaperone family; promotes refolding of misfolded polypeptides especially under stressful conditions; forms two stacked rings of heptamers to form a barrel-shaped 14mer; ends can be capped by GroES; misfolded proteins enter the barrel where they are refolded when GroES binds) yields the protein MAAKEIHFDAEGRNALKRGVDKLADAVKVTLGPAGRNVIIDKKFGAPTVTKDGVTVAKEVELEDPVENMGAQMVREVASKTSDVAGDGTTTATVLAQAIYREGLKNVTAGANPMDLKRGIDKAVTGVIIELKKISRPIADKKEIAQVGCISANNDSEIGDLIAEAMEKVGKDGVITVEEAKGTETELKVVEGMQFDRGYLSPYFVTNADSMEAVLDEPYILIYDKKISNMKELLPILEKTAQSGRPLLIIAEEIEGEALATLVVNKLRGTLKVCAVKAPGFGDRRKAMLEDIAILTGGTVISEEKGYKLENATIGYLGQAGSVTIDKDNSTIVEGKGTEDDIKARINEIKNQVEKATSDYDKEKLQERLAKLSGGVAVLNIGATTEVEMKEKKARVEDALHATRAAVQEGIVAGGGVALIRAVTGLENVQVENEDQKTGLEIIRRALEEPLRQIVANTGTVDGSVVVMKVKEGKDDFGFNARTETFENMIAAGVIDPTMVTRTALENAASVAGLLLTTEAVISEKPEDEKMPPMPPGGGMGGMGGMGGMY